The following is a genomic window from Adhaeribacter radiodurans.
TTTGTTATCTGCATGGTGGTGGCAGCAGCCCTATGGCAGGGCCTTCCCTCTTTTCTGTTTGCCTGGATTTTAAACTTCATGCTCATGACGGGTGTTTTATACCTCACGCAAACCTTTCAACCGCCATTAACCTCGACTTATTACCATTCAAAAAGATGGGAGGCAGATGGAAAGCTATATGAATGGTTCGGGGTTCTTGGATTTAGGAAAATCCTGGTCTGGATTGGGTGGGAGAAACTTCAAAAAACGGCTTATCCGGTAAAAAAGAGTTTAACAGCGTTAAAACATTTAGAGTATAGTACCCGGCAATCGGAATTTGGGCATTTAATTATATTTTTTATCGTATCGTTCTTTATCCTTTTTGTAGCATTAAAAGAGGGAATTCAGCATTCACTATGGCTAATTTTTCTAAATGTAATTTTCCATGTTTACCCCATTGTAGTTCAACGGTATAATCGGCCCAGGCTGCAAAAAGCAATACATAGAATTCAGAGTTTATTTTAGAATTAAAACGAAATGAAATTTATTTTACTTTTATCGGTAGCGCTCTTATGGGGAATTATGGATAGCTCTGCCCAAACAATTGATGGAACTGCGTTAAAAGATTTAGCTATAGAATATGTGGAAATTGTGGGACAAACAAAGGTGTTATCCAATCGGCAGTTTGTTGAAATAGCTTACGGACAAGAAAAAGCTTCTGGACTGTATTCTTATTGAAACATGAAAATTAAAGATATGAAGGGGAAAGATATTCAATTTAATTATATGGTGGAAGCTTTAAACTTTATGACCAAAAACGGTTATGAATTTATTCAGGCTTATACTTCTATAGAGGAAGAACAAAGTATTTACCACTACTTATTAAAGAAGAAAAATTAATCTTTGCCTGATTTTAACGAAAGCACCTAAACGTACCTTATTTATAATTTTATTGAACAAAATAGCAGTTACTGGCAATAATCCTTCTGCATGGTTATTGTGATGCTCTAATTGCATTGTTAAGGATAATAGATTTTTTTAAACTTTATACTTAACTTATTCTACGGCCAGTAACTGAAAATCATTGTTCGGAATGTGTTCACGCGTTATAATGCGGGCTATTTGTTTTACTACGTCAGGGTGCGCCGCGCTAATATCTTTTTTCTCAGCAGGATCAACAGTTAAATTGTATAACTGAATCGGACTGTGGCGGTCTTTTTTCACGTTTAATCGTACGCCTTTCCAGTTGCCCAAACGCACGGCTTGCCGGCCACCGTCTTCGTGAAATTCCCAGTATAAAAAGTCGTGCTGCGCTTGTTTTTCTTGGTTCCGGAGAGTAGGCAAAATCGAAATTCCGTCCAGGTTTTTAGGTACAGGTTGGTTTACCAGCTGCGCAAAAGTGGGCAAAAAATCCCAGGCAGCTCCCACAAATTCCGATTGCCGGGCTTTTTTGATTAAAGCTGGCCAACTCACAATCATGGGTACCCGGATGCCGCCTTCGTACAAATCGCGCTTAATGCCCCGAAAGCCGCCGCTGCTATTAAAATATTCCGGTTGATTTCCCCCTTCGCGGTGCGGACCGTTATCGCTGGTAAAAACAATTAACGTATTTTTATCGATGCCCAAGGTTTTTAGTTCTTTTACTACCTGCCCTACGTAGTCGTCGAGGCGGGTAACCATAGCCGCGTAGGTGGCGCGAGGGTAAGCCTGAGGCTGATAACCAAGGCCATTCCAGGTGGCCGGTACAGTTTGGGGTTGCTCGTTAAACTGCTTTTTGTAAGCTTCAAAAGCTTTATCGCCAGCTGGTAGTTGTAGGGCGGCGTGCGGCAAAGTGTAGGCCAGGTACAGGAAAAAAGGTTTTTTGCTATGAGTGGTAATAAAAGCTAAAGCTTTTTCCTGAATTAACTCGGGGGCGTATTGCGGTTGAACTGTGGTAGTATTGGTTAAATTAACGCGTTGCTGATTGTGCCACAAATGATCTGGAAAGAAATTATGCGATTGCCGCTGGCAGTTATAGCCATAAAACTGGTCAAAACCTTGCTGGGTAGGTTCCCCCGCCGAACCCGGAGAACCCAACCCCCACTTGCCAAATAAACCCGTAGCATATCCCGCTTTCCGGAACATTTCGGCCATGGTAAAAACTGAATCCGCTAAGGGAAACTGGCCTTCGGGTTGGATCTCGTAATTCCCGCGCACTGGCGTATGGCCTGTATGTTTGCCGGTTAATAGCGCTGCCCGGGAGGGTGCGCACACCGAGGTACCCGCATAAAACTGAGTAAAGCGAATTCCGTTGGCCGCTAGTTTATCAATGTTAGGAGTTTTAATTAATTTTTGGCCGTAAACGCCAATATCGCCGTAGCCTAAATCATCGGCCAGAATAAAAACCACATTATGCTTATTCTGAGCAGCACAGGTTAAGGAAACTAATACAACTAAAAAGAATAAATTTACTTTTTTCAGCATAACAAAACAGCCATTATTTACTTACTAATAACTTTTGTGCATCCGTGTCTTCGTACTTATTAATTAAGCTAGTCAGTTGGTTTTGCAGCGTAGCGGTAATTTTTGCGTAGCCTTTCTGACCGTATAAGTTATGCATTTCTTGCGGGTCTTTTTGCAAATTGTACAGTTCCCAACTTTCTACGCGCTTATAAAAGCGAATTAGTTTATACTGGCTGGTTTTTACACCAAAGTGCGGCGAAACGGAATGTTCACCATTTTCATAGTAATGGTAATACAAAGCTTCCCGACCCTTGGCATTTTTATTTTTTAAAATTGGCAACAGCGACTGGCCTTGCATCTGGCGCGGCACGGGCAAACCGGCGGCATCCAGCATGGTTGGGGCAATATCCATGTTCATAACCATGTCGTTAGAAACAGTACCGGGTTTTATTACTCCCGGGTAACGCATCACCATGGGCGTCCGGAAAGACTCTTCGTACATAAAGCGTTTATCAAACCAGCCGTGCTCGCCCAGGAAAAAGCCTTGATCCGACAGATAGATTACAATGGTGTTGTCGGTTAATTTATTATTGTCCAGGTAAGCCAGGGTACGGCCAATGCTGCGGTCCAGGGAAGCGGCAGTACTCAAATAATCGCGCAGGTAGCGCTGATATTTCCACTCGGTTAAAGCATGCCCAGTCAAATTACGGGCTTTTAAATCGGCCTGAATGGGTTGGTAGTACGCATCAAATTTGGCGCGTTGGGCAACGTTCATGCGGGTAATGGTGCCGTCTTTAATTTCTTCGCCGGCCGGAAACATTTTTAAATCGTAGCCCATCAGCATGGTTTTTTCTACGCTCATATCCTGTACCCGAGCTGCTTCCCGGTTTTCGTAGGTGTCGTAAAAGTTAGCCGGAACAGGGAAGGTAACATTATCAAACCGGCCCATATCTTCGGGGGCGGGCAACCAGGTGCGGTGAGTAGCTTTGTGGCCAACAACGAGGCAAAACGGTTTTTCGGGGTTGCGTTTCTCCAGCCAATTTTCGGCTACATCGGCCGTCACATCCGATACATACCCTTCTATCCGTTTCTGGCTGCCATCCATCATTAAAAAATCAGGGTTATAATAGTGGCCCTGAGCAGGCAGAATTTGCCAGAAATCGAATCCTTGAGGCTGGCTTTCTAAATGCCACTTGCCTACCCAAGCGGTCTGGTAGCCGCCGGCCTTTAATTGTTTGATAAAAGTATCCTGGCTGCCGTCGAAGTGTGAATTTTCGTTGTCTTTAAAACCGTTTTTGTGGCTGTACTTGCCCGTTAAAAGTACCGCCCGGCTAGGCCCGCAAATAGAATTAGTAACGTATGCTTTTTTAAAAATTACACCTTCCCGAGCAATACGATCAATGTTGGGCGTTTGGATTAATTTGCTGCCATAAGCACTAATGGCTTGGTAAGCGTGGTCGTCCGAAACAATTATTAAAATATTAGGTTGCTTTTTCTTTTGTTGCGCAAATAGGTAAAAGCTGGTTAAAAGGCAAAATACTAATAAGAATAACTGTTTCTTCATCTGCTTTTAATTTGCTCGGATACTATCTAATCTGCCGGTTATACTCAACTTTCTACCTCGGTAATCTTCCAAGTTTTTAAAAATTGAATTTCCGGCCGAAATATATAACATTCCGCCCAACCTTAATATTTTACTAACATATCTTTATCACTCTTCCAGTTTTCTACCGCTCAACAAATTATATAAAGGATACTCAACTACTTTCTGCTGAAAAAAGTAAAAATTAATTGGTGGCACTTGATTTCTGGTTACCTATTGTTGGCATTTACTTACCATGCTGCCGAATACACCATGCGTTTTTACCGGAATATTCCCTTGTTCCTGGGTTTACTGTTGGCTGTAGTAATAGGAACCTATGCGGTGGCAAAAAGACAAGGTTTTAAAGGGCAAAGTGCCTGGCGACTGCAAACCAATCTCCGTACCCTAACCTGATTGGCTATTGGTTTATAAATAGGATTAATTATTAATAGCATTGCTTTTTTAGTGAGCCTTTGGCTTACATAGAATCTATTTCGACAGTACTCAATTTGGCTAAAATAATGACTGGTACCTTCAATTTTAGTATAGGTTCCTTCCTGCCTTCAATGGCCGAAGACATTTTAACCTGAGGATATTTATATAAACATTTTAAGAATAAAACGTCCAGTTTGGGTTTTATACTTTTATCATCTGATTTTTATATTTTGAACCACATTTATGCCCTGAGTAATGGCCCTACGCAGTTCATTAATTTATTTGTAATTGGGCTAATGCTAACGCTACCTTTAATAAACACCCAGAATTTGTGGTACACGGTGGGTGCCCACTGGGCAGGCAACATTATTTACCGGTTCACAAATAATGTTGTTACCTTGAAAGTGGCTTTAATCCGTTTCCGGGAGTTTGGGAACTTACTTTATTATTAAATATTTAGTTAAAAACAGCTCTATTCAACCTTTATAACACACGAACCGTTACTATCCTCATTCAGGCGCAGCATCTACTGTTTCAACATTTTACTGCGGTATATAACCTGATCATCCTTCTCCAAAATAAAGTAATACTGACCAGGAACTAATTCTTCCAGGTTAAGCCAATATTCATTTTGTTCCTTGCCGGGCAAGTGTTCCATTAAGATGATTTGACCTTTAGAATCGAAAATCTTTATTAAGGTTCCTTTTGGCAGAGGAGTACTCCATGACAGGATTGCTTTTGTCTTTACGGGGTTCGGGTAAAAGGAAAATGAAGAAATTAAAACAGTTTTGACAGTGATGATTTTAGAGTAAACAATCTGACCATCAAAATCTATTTGCTGTAAACGATAATACAACCACTCAAAAGAAACCGGTTTATCGAAATAGGTATAATGCTGAACTTGCCGGCTGGTACATGCACCTTCAACAAATCCAATGTTTTCGAAAAGAAGACCATCAGTGGAGCGTTGAACAATAAAACCTTTATTATTTACTTCCATGGCGGTTTCCCATTG
Proteins encoded in this region:
- a CDS encoding arylsulfatase, with the translated sequence MLKKVNLFFLVVLVSLTCAAQNKHNVVFILADDLGYGDIGVYGQKLIKTPNIDKLAANGIRFTQFYAGTSVCAPSRAALLTGKHTGHTPVRGNYEIQPEGQFPLADSVFTMAEMFRKAGYATGLFGKWGLGSPGSAGEPTQQGFDQFYGYNCQRQSHNFFPDHLWHNQQRVNLTNTTTVQPQYAPELIQEKALAFITTHSKKPFFLYLAYTLPHAALQLPAGDKAFEAYKKQFNEQPQTVPATWNGLGYQPQAYPRATYAAMVTRLDDYVGQVVKELKTLGIDKNTLIVFTSDNGPHREGGNQPEYFNSSGGFRGIKRDLYEGGIRVPMIVSWPALIKKARQSEFVGAAWDFLPTFAQLVNQPVPKNLDGISILPTLRNQEKQAQHDFLYWEFHEDGGRQAVRLGNWKGVRLNVKKDRHSPIQLYNLTVDPAEKKDISAAHPDVVKQIARIITREHIPNNDFQLLAVE
- a CDS encoding sulfatase family protein; the protein is MKKQLFLLVFCLLTSFYLFAQQKKKQPNILIIVSDDHAYQAISAYGSKLIQTPNIDRIAREGVIFKKAYVTNSICGPSRAVLLTGKYSHKNGFKDNENSHFDGSQDTFIKQLKAGGYQTAWVGKWHLESQPQGFDFWQILPAQGHYYNPDFLMMDGSQKRIEGYVSDVTADVAENWLEKRNPEKPFCLVVGHKATHRTWLPAPEDMGRFDNVTFPVPANFYDTYENREAARVQDMSVEKTMLMGYDLKMFPAGEEIKDGTITRMNVAQRAKFDAYYQPIQADLKARNLTGHALTEWKYQRYLRDYLSTAASLDRSIGRTLAYLDNNKLTDNTIVIYLSDQGFFLGEHGWFDKRFMYEESFRTPMVMRYPGVIKPGTVSNDMVMNMDIAPTMLDAAGLPVPRQMQGQSLLPILKNKNAKGREALYYHYYENGEHSVSPHFGVKTSQYKLIRFYKRVESWELYNLQKDPQEMHNLYGQKGYAKITATLQNQLTSLINKYEDTDAQKLLVSK
- a CDS encoding glycosyl-4,4'-diaponeurosporenoate acyltransferase CrtO family protein, yielding MIKYVRVGLVLLFVICMVVAAALWQGLPSFLFAWILNFMLMTGVLYLTQTFQPPLTSTYYHSKRWEADGKLYEWFGVLGFRKILVWIGWEKLQKTAYPVKKSLTALKHLEYSTRQSEFGHLIIFFIVSFFILFVALKEGIQHSLWLIFLNVIFHVYPIVVQRYNRPRLQKAIHRIQSLF